The window AAATACGGACAAAATCCCATCAACAAATTGTTTTATTCTTTCCGGTTCTAAAATTTCGGCGTCACTAAGGCAGCTTATATCAAAAAATGGCAGAGTAGTTCTTTTCAGAAAACCTACTCGACCTCAAATTAGACAATGGGCGGCAAGACGGCTAAAAGAAGACAATAAACGCATAGATTCAGATACATTTTCTCTGCTTTTAGAAAATACCGGGGTAAACTTTTCGCTTCTTGTAAGGGAATTAGATAAATTAATCGCCTACGCCAAAGACAAAGAAATCATAGGGCTTAAAGATATAAAAGAAATTGGAATAGACATTAAAACATACGATGTTTTCGCATTAATAGACAATATAAGCAAAAAAAATACGCATCGCAGTTTAAATATATTGAGAATGCTATTATCCGGACAAACCTCTCCGCAACAGATTATAGGGATGTTGAGATGGCAATTCGCAAAACTATGGGAAACAAAAGCTCTGATTTTAAAGGGAGTTAATAATTACAAGGCATTGGAGCAGGCAAAAATTCCATATTTCAAAAGAAATGAATTCCTCGCCCATACAAAAACTTTCAGTTGGGAAGATTTGAAAGCATGTTTTAATCTTTTACTTGATACGGATATCCAAATAAAAAGAGGTGGCGAACCGGAATTGAGTATGGAGCTACTGCTCTTTAGAATTACAAAATAGATTTTCGGCAGGTTTTTGCTATTTAGCCAAATGTTTTTTGATTTTTTTACTAATCAGAGATTTCTTTCTTCCTGCGGTATTTTTATGAAGAACTCCTTTTTTAGCAGCTTTGTCTATCAAAGAAACAGCCTTAGTAAGAAGAGGATTCAATTCTTGGATATCCTTTTTTTCTTTGATCCCAAGTTCAAGCTTTTTGATTGCCGTTTTAAAAGATTTTTTTACTCTTTTATTCCTGACATTTCTTTCTTTTATCTGCCTTGCTCTTTTTAAAGAAGATTTCGTAGACATTTTTTTATTTTGTTATACTCGTATCCTAATTATTTTAAGCGGTATGCTACTATATTATTATGTGGGTGTCAACCCCGTTCCTGCACTTAAGAAAAATAGTTATAAGTTTTACTCTCTAACAGGGTAAACTTTTTATCATCAGTCACGTCTAAAGGATGGAAACTAAATTGGATACTTTCGGCGAATTGCAAAAAAGAATCATAGAGGGAGATAAAAAAGCAA of the bacterium genome contains:
- the holA gene encoding DNA polymerase III subunit delta, with amino-acid sequence MKIDEILEAFENKNFAKIYFLEGEAEVFKNDFLQSLKKKINYPEFNWSTHYAEEIDSKEFFHSLFSLPFLSQLKIIVIKNAEELPSKIITQLGKNTDKIPSTNCFILSGSKISASLRQLISKNGRVVLFRKPTRPQIRQWAARRLKEDNKRIDSDTFSLLLENTGVNFSLLVRELDKLIAYAKDKEIIGLKDIKEIGIDIKTYDVFALIDNISKKNTHRSLNILRMLLSGQTSPQQIIGMLRWQFAKLWETKALILKGVNNYKALEQAKIPYFKRNEFLAHTKTFSWEDLKACFNLLLDTDIQIKRGGEPELSMELLLFRITK
- the rpsT gene encoding 30S ribosomal protein S20; translation: MSTKSSLKRARQIKERNVRNKRVKKSFKTAIKKLELGIKEKKDIQELNPLLTKAVSLIDKAAKKGVLHKNTAGRKKSLISKKIKKHLAK